One window of the Marmota flaviventris isolate mMarFla1 chromosome 2, mMarFla1.hap1, whole genome shotgun sequence genome contains the following:
- the Wdr89 gene encoding WD repeat-containing protein 89, with the protein MEKIEEQFSNLHIVKRSLEPKEPTYLLDIDTSKTVQEEKGSLVAVLCSNGSIRIYDKETLNILREFNGYPGLLNGVKFSNSCDSVYSASTDGTVKCWDTRLASEKPVQLFKGYTSNVFISFDINCNDHVICAGTEKVDDDALLVFWDARVNSQGLSTSRDPLGTYSETHSDDITQVRFHPSNPNMVVSGSTDGLVNVFDINVDNEEDALVTTCNSVSSVSCIGWSGKDYKQIYCMTHDEGFCWWDLNHLDTDEPITRLNIQDVREIVNVKEGNLDYLIGGLYHEKMDKLFVIGGTNTGRIHLMNCTTSGLTHVTTLQGGHAATVRSFYWNTQDDSLLTGGEDAQLLLWKPGTVEKMFTKKDSMKIASSVHQRVRIHSNDSYRRRKKQ; encoded by the coding sequence ATGGAGAAGATTGAGGAACAATTTTCTAACCTGCATATTGTTAAGCGTTCCTTGGAACCGAAGGAACCCACTTATCTGCTTGACATAGACACATCGAAGACTgtacaagaagaaaaaggaagcttGGTTGCTGTTTTATGTTCTAATGGATCAATAAGGATATATGATAAAGAAACATTAAACATATTACGAGAATTTAATGGATATCCTGGACTTCTTAATGGAGTCAAGTTCTCCAATTCATGTGACAGTGTATATTCAGCAAGTACTGATGGCACTGTAAAATGTTGGGACACTCGATTAGCCAGTGAAAAACCTGTTCAGCTGTTCAAGGGGTACACTTCCAATGTTTTCATCAGCTTTGATATCAATTGTAATGATCATGTCATTTGTGCTGGTACAGAAAAAGTGGACGATGATGCATTGTTGGTATTTTGGGATGCAAGAGTTAATTCTCAGGGTTTGTCTACTAGTAGAGACCCACTCGGTACATATTCAGAGACACATAGTGATGATATCACTCAAGTACGTTTCCATCCCAGCAATCCCAACATGGTCGTCTCCGGTTCAACTGATGGCTTGGTAAATGTATTTGATATTAATGTTGATAATGAAGAAGATGCACTAGTTACAACCTGTAACTCAGTGTCATCCGTAAGCTGTATTGGTTGGTCTGGGAAGGATTATAAACAGATTTACTGCATGACACATGATGAAGGATTTTGTTGGTGGGATCTTAATCATTTGGATACTGATGAACCAATTACACGTTTGAACATCCAGGATGTCAGAGAAATAGTTAATGTGAAAGAAGGTAATTTGGACTATTTGATTGGTGGCCTCTATCATGAAAAGATGGACAAATTGTTTGTTATTGGAGGAACAAACACAGGAAGGATTCACTTAATGAACTGCACCACGTCAGGACTGACCCATGTGACTACCCTTCAGGGAGGACATGCCGCCACCGTTCGTTCTTTCTATTGGAATACACAGGATGATTCTCTGCTGACAGGGGGAGAAGATGCACAGTTGTTACTTTGGAAACCTGGAACAGTAGAGAAGATGTTTACAAAGAAAGACAGCATGAAAATAGCATCCTCTGTGCACCAGCGAGTACGCATTCACAGTAATGATTCTTAcaggagaaggaaaaagcagTGA